The following coding sequences lie in one Candidatus Dadabacteria bacterium genomic window:
- a CDS encoding transposase: protein SAYRSKETEKKLQEKGYRSHVHRKGSRNRPLGRWAEYANRIYSAVRVRVEHVFGAQSNDMGGRLLRSVGIVRARAHIGLKNLAYNMRRMVYLEGTV from the coding sequence ACAGCGCATACAGGTCGAAGGAGACGGAGAAGAAACTTCAGGAGAAGGGATACAGGAGCCATGTACACCGCAAGGGTTCACGGAACAGGCCGCTTGGGAGATGGGCCGAGTATGCCAACAGGATTTATTCGGCGGTGAGGGTGAGGGTTGAGCATGTGTTCGGGGCACAGAGCAACGACATGGGCGGGAGACTTCTAAGGAGCGTAGGGATAGTGAGGGCCAGGGCGCACATAGGTCTTAAGAATCTGGCGTACAACATGCGGCGGATGGTTTATCTTGAGGGAACGGTATAA
- the msrB gene encoding peptide-methionine (R)-S-oxide reductase MsrB yields MIIRGISLIVFAVAVLVVWPLLPAGGEQAEKPLPEGVMGLTAEQWREKLSSLEYKVLWKKGTEAPFSGDLLYNKKKGTYVTAGCGQPVFSSEHKYDSKTGWPSFWRPISEDAVRIVPDNSFGLRRYEVVSSKCGEHLGHVFKDGPPPTGLRYCINSVALDFIPSG; encoded by the coding sequence ATGATTATACGCGGAATTTCCCTGATTGTTTTTGCGGTTGCGGTTCTTGTTGTCTGGCCCCTTCTGCCCGCAGGTGGCGAGCAAGCTGAAAAACCCCTGCCCGAGGGAGTCATGGGACTTACCGCGGAGCAGTGGAGAGAGAAGCTTTCTTCGCTTGAGTACAAAGTTCTCTGGAAAAAAGGCACGGAAGCCCCTTTTTCGGGAGACCTGCTTTATAACAAGAAAAAGGGGACCTATGTCACCGCCGGCTGCGGACAGCCTGTTTTTTCCTCCGAGCATAAATACGATTCAAAAACCGGATGGCCGAGTTTCTGGAGGCCCATAAGCGAGGACGCAGTGAGGATAGTTCCCGATAACTCCTTCGGGCTCAGGCGCTATGAGGTAGTATCAAGTAAATGCGGGGAACACTTGGGACATGTTTTCAAAGATGGTCCTCCTCCGACGGGACTTAGATACTGCATAAACTCGGTTGCTTTGGATTTTATTCCTTCCGGGTAA
- a CDS encoding aldehyde dehydrogenase family protein: protein MPKTLEVLGAYDEKLIRKIPVTSKREMQKALSEARALADRPSERIPIPQRIEILERTREFVERNYDRIVADAAAEGGKPLIDTRAEITRAVNGIKVATESLSNLGGEEIPMGSNAASLNRMAFTLREPIGVVVAISAFNHPFNLAVHQVIPAVAVGCPVIIKPALNTPLSCLNLLEALYESGLPEKWARAVIVDDTLAEALATDRRVNYLTFIGSAKVGWHLRSRLAPGTRCALEHGGAAPVIVGRDADIDDMLPLLAKGGFYHAGQVCVSVQRVFAQSSVVKKVARGLKKLALETKVGDPMSEETHIGPLISPREVTRVHSWVKEALRKDGELLCGGSRIGKTCYEPTVILNPSQNCRLSREEIFGPVIAVYSYEKTDEAIELANSLPYSFQASVFTKNIDTALEAVKELKAASVLVNDHTAFRVDWMPFRGAGHSGIGTGGIPYTMREMTHEKLMVIRSSAV, encoded by the coding sequence ATGCCGAAAACACTTGAGGTTCTTGGGGCCTACGACGAAAAACTCATAAGAAAAATTCCCGTGACAAGCAAAAGGGAGATGCAAAAAGCGCTTTCCGAGGCAAGGGCTCTTGCCGATAGGCCGTCAGAGAGAATTCCCATTCCGCAAAGAATAGAGATCCTCGAGCGGACCAGAGAGTTTGTCGAGAGAAACTACGACCGCATCGTAGCGGACGCAGCGGCAGAGGGAGGAAAACCTCTCATTGACACAAGAGCCGAGATTACGAGGGCCGTAAACGGAATAAAGGTGGCAACCGAATCCCTCTCCAATCTCGGAGGAGAGGAAATACCCATGGGCTCAAACGCCGCTTCCCTTAACAGGATGGCATTTACTCTCAGGGAACCCATAGGGGTTGTGGTGGCCATCTCGGCCTTCAATCACCCTTTTAACCTCGCCGTTCACCAGGTGATACCCGCGGTGGCCGTCGGTTGCCCGGTAATCATAAAACCCGCGCTTAATACTCCCCTTTCCTGCCTTAACCTGCTCGAAGCTCTCTACGAGAGCGGTCTTCCGGAAAAATGGGCCCGCGCGGTTATAGTGGACGATACGCTCGCCGAAGCGCTGGCCACCGACAGAAGGGTCAACTACCTCACATTCATCGGTTCCGCCAAAGTGGGATGGCATCTGAGATCAAGACTCGCGCCGGGAACAAGATGCGCTCTTGAGCACGGGGGCGCGGCTCCCGTGATAGTAGGGCGTGACGCCGACATAGACGACATGCTTCCCCTTCTCGCAAAAGGCGGCTTCTACCACGCGGGCCAGGTCTGCGTTTCCGTGCAAAGGGTTTTCGCGCAAAGCTCGGTAGTGAAAAAGGTCGCCAGGGGACTTAAAAAACTCGCCCTTGAGACAAAAGTCGGAGACCCGATGAGTGAAGAAACGCATATAGGCCCCCTCATAAGCCCGAGGGAGGTCACAAGAGTCCACAGCTGGGTAAAAGAGGCTTTGAGAAAAGACGGGGAGCTTCTTTGCGGAGGCAGTAGAATAGGGAAAACCTGCTACGAACCCACTGTAATCCTTAACCCGAGCCAGAACTGCAGGCTCTCGCGCGAGGAGATCTTCGGACCCGTCATAGCCGTTTACTCGTACGAGAAAACGGACGAGGCCATAGAACTGGCAAACAGTCTCCCCTACTCGTTTCAGGCGTCAGTATTCACCAAGAACATCGATACCGCACTTGAAGCCGTGAAGGAGTTAAAGGCGGCTTCGGTGCTTGTAAACGATCACACCGCATTTCGGGTCGACTGGATGCCTTTTCGTGGGGCCGGGCACTCGGGAATCGGAACGGGGGGTATTCCGTACACGATGCGCGAGATGACCCACGAAAAACTTATGGTAATAAGGTCATCCGCGGTATAA